GCGCCGCATCGATCCGGCGGAACGCATCGCTCGCCCGGGCCGATGACATCCGCGATGTGTTCGGTGACCGCGTCGACCGCCGCTCTCGGTCCCCGTTGATCGCAGGACGTGGCGGTCACGCCGGGGCCAGCGCGGGCAACTCGATGTTCGCGATGCACGACCGGTCCACGTCCGGGTTGGGCTCGTCGATGAACGCGGTCATGATCGACTGGGCACACGAGGAGTCCGGTATGACGCCGTGCCCGCTGCCGGGAAAGTGCAGCACCGTCGAGTTGGGCAGACCGCCGGTGACATCGTCCACCCAGGCCGGCGCGGTGCTGGCGTCGAAGGTTCCGGACAGGATCAGCGTGGGGACCGCGCTGGAGGCCGGTTGGCGTGCGGCCGGGTCGGATCTGCCCACACCCCAGGCGCGGCACTCGTCGAAGATGTGGCTGCCCGTCGGGGTGACCCGCAGGACCGCGTCGGGCAGGTCCGGCATGGCCTTCCGTGCGCCGGCCAGCGCCTCCTCCCGGGTCGTCCAGTTGGTCATCTCCTGGCAGTAGGCGCCCAGTGTCAACCCGTAGCCCAGCGTTCCGCGCTGCTCTGCCGGTAGGTCGCTCGCGGCGATCGCCTCGGCCGCCAAGGTCACATCGCCTCGGGAAGCGGCGTAGATCATCCGCGGAATATCGGCCACCCTGGCGGCATCCCGGCTCCAGTCGACCACCAGTGGGACGAGCTTCGATCCGTCGACGGTGACGGGTACATCGCGTCCCGACGGGTCCGTCACCGTGACCTGTGCCGGTGCCCGATCCAAGGCATCGACGGTCGCGGTGAACGTCTGCATCAGATCGGGGTACGCAGCGACGCAATGGGATTGGTCTGCGCATGCCCGGGTGATCGCGGCCAGTGCGCTGGCCGGGGCCTCCCACCACCGGTCGACGATGTTGATGTTCGGCGGCACCACCGAATCCAGGACCACCGAACGGACACCGTCCGGGTGGTCCCGCAGGATCTGCAACGCCAGGTCGGAGCCGTAGGACACCCCGTAGAGGTTCCATTCCTTGATGCCCAACGCCGTCCGCAGATCGGCGTGGTCGGTGGCGTTCTCCAGGGAGTTGTAGGCCGCGAAGTCGACCCCGGAGGTGGCCAGCCGCTCCCGGCAGGCCGCCACTGCGGCCGCGGCGAGATTCGCCGTCGACTGCCGGGCAAGGACCAGATTGATTGACCGAGCGGTGAATTCGTCGGTCTCCGGGCAGGACAGGAAGGGGTCGCTGTGCACGGTTCCGCGCGGGTTGACGAAGATGACGTCGCGGTCGGCGTTCATTCCGCCCGCAATGACTCCTGGGGCGCTCAGTGTCCCGGCGCCGCCCGGCCCGCTGGCCAGGTAGACGATCGGATCCGCGGCGGGAGCGTCACTGAGTGCCTCCGCCCGGGCCACCAGGATCTGGATGGTACGTCCGTTGTCCACCCTGCGGTTCTCCGGGACGGTGAGGTATCCGCAGGTGAACTCCGGGCCGAGGCCGGATTCGGGTACTCCGGGGAAGTTCGGCCGAGGGCACGGGGCGGACACATAGGACAGCCTCGTCGTCTCGTGGGGGTCGGCACCGTCGGAACCGTCCTGTGCGCAGCCCGCCACCACGGCGGTGAGCACGGCCGACAGGAGAGCACTGAGCGTCGCTCGGGATTCACCGAAGCGCATCCTTGCCGCCCTCCCGCCGGACTGTCCCCTGCTCGGACGGTAGCCGACGGCGTAATCCAGCGGAGTGGATCGGGGCCGATATCTGCCACGCGGGGCTGTTCTCGGATGGCGCACAGCGGTAACCTCGACCTATCGAGGTGAGAAAACCATGAAACTCCTCTACATGGCCTCAGCAGGTGTATTGGCACTCGGTCTCGGCGCCGCAACGGTGATCGGCACGGGCGTGGCGAGTGCCGCTCCAGGCGCGCCCGGCATCGAATTCCCGCAGAAGCCGCATCACGGCGGTGGGTGGGACGACCGGGGGCCCAAACCCGGCAAAGGGCATGGGCCCTGGGGCAAAGGCTTCGGTATCGACGGCATCG
This region of Mycolicibacterium diernhoferi genomic DNA includes:
- a CDS encoding alpha/beta fold hydrolase; the protein is MRFGESRATLSALLSAVLTAVVAGCAQDGSDGADPHETTRLSYVSAPCPRPNFPGVPESGLGPEFTCGYLTVPENRRVDNGRTIQILVARAEALSDAPAADPIVYLASGPGGAGTLSAPGVIAGGMNADRDVIFVNPRGTVHSDPFLSCPETDEFTARSINLVLARQSTANLAAAAVAACRERLATSGVDFAAYNSLENATDHADLRTALGIKEWNLYGVSYGSDLALQILRDHPDGVRSVVLDSVVPPNINIVDRWWEAPASALAAITRACADQSHCVAAYPDLMQTFTATVDALDRAPAQVTVTDPSGRDVPVTVDGSKLVPLVVDWSRDAARVADIPRMIYAASRGDVTLAAEAIAASDLPAEQRGTLGYGLTLGAYCQEMTNWTTREEALAGARKAMPDLPDAVLRVTPTGSHIFDECRAWGVGRSDPAARQPASSAVPTLILSGTFDASTAPAWVDDVTGGLPNSTVLHFPGSGHGVIPDSSCAQSIMTAFIDEPNPDVDRSCIANIELPALAPA